In Populus alba chromosome 9, ASM523922v2, whole genome shotgun sequence, a genomic segment contains:
- the LOC118059153 gene encoding uncharacterized protein yields MMDIWSWICELPNSDEWAESDSALIFELASSKPSQEGPTRAIQLKAERTAGSSSEALVTFTICLQGFHPFDAPNTLWVSDTCPLNSEKPFLPLVLQLLQEIIARSPTAHNTTCPRSQLQKLKPDPVSWIMDSHTPESFSSFFSLVFITRLFWLCAFDAPTEAGSLCFESVLGPHLETLSCKQAPVLRTFLLTVGVDAELCFMRAMGYMLAKWLILREVGVGLQTLAPLASQQVGLSYATEAYGLWVLKGYAPILAMNPTCPRNNKFCILEAKDTVLKYALAHHQLEAVIQLEYAVRFYDGYILVNARVNNLRFHVVRLGFKKNEGVDYDDERHFVSRARVWVGPEIGATYVGGLCLGRSTYNGEKEVEIQRILKGSYGEAKVPQVKTRSGMATKTRMKSWRCDQDVEGNAVVFDAVLYDNKMGQEVAARKPIGDGNGGGVGGRNGKSFGSRCDGPNRPFTKTGGVVFAGDEYGEGVEWRLSKETEGSVLKWRLGGQVWVSYCPSEVKSSHFETRSVEWCDEVDLPIIPAK; encoded by the coding sequence ATGATGGACATTTGGTCATGGATATGTGAGCTACCTAACTCGGACGAGTGGGCCGAGTCAGACTCAGCGCTCATATTTGAGCTAGCGAGTTCGAAACCGAGTCAGGAGGGGCCAACTCGAGCTATTCAACTCAAAGCTGAGAGAACTGCCGGGTCAAGCTCGGAAGCGTTGGTGACTTTCACTATATGTTTACAGGGGTTTCATCCTTTTGATGCTCCAAATACTCTCTGGGTCTCTGACACCTGCCCTCTCAACTCTGAAAAACCCTTCCTCCCTCTTGTACTCCAGCTTCTCCAAGAAATCATAGCCCGTTCACCCACGGCGCACAATACCACTTGCCCACGTTCCCAACTACAAAAGCTAAAACCCGACCCAGTATCCTGGATTATGGACTCTCACACACCCGAGTCCTTTTCAAGTTTCTTCAGCTTAGTTTTTATCACGCGCTTGTTTTGGTTGTGTGCATTTGACGCACCCACCGAAGCTGGGTCTCTGTGCTTTGAGTCCGTATTGGGTCCTCACCTGGAAACATTATCGTGTAAACAAGCACCTGTGCTGCGAACGTTTTTACTTACAGTGGGGGTGGATGCTGAGCTATGTTTTATGCGCGCAATGGGTTACATGTTAGCAAAATGGCTCATTTTAAGGGAAGTAGGAGTTGGGTTACAAACATTAGCACCCTTGGCAAGCCAGCAAGTTGGGTTATCTTATGCAACGGAGGCTTATGGGTTATGGGTCTTAAAGGGCTACGCTCCAATTTTAGCAATGAATCCTACATGCCCTAGAAACAATAAATTTTGCATCCTTGAAGCTAAGGATACCGTGTTGAAATATGCCTTGGCACACCACCAGTTGGAGGCAGTTATCCAGTTGGAATACGCAGTTCGATTCTATGATGGGTATATTCTGGTCAATGCACGTGTCAACAATTTACGTTTCCACGTGGTGAGATTAGGGTTCAAGAAAAATGAAGGTGTGGATTATGATGACGAGAGGCATTTTGTGTCACGGGCTCGAGTCTGGGTTGGGCCAGAAATTGGAGCGACTTATGTGGGTGGATTGTGTTTGGGTCGGTCCACATATAACGGGGAGAAGGAGGTGGAAATTCAAAGGATTTTGAAAGGTAGTTATGGTGAAGCAAAGGTCCCGCAGGTGAAGACGAGATCAGGGATGGCAACAAAGACAAGGATGAAAAGCTGGAGGTGTGACCAAGATGTTGAAGGGAACGCTGTCGTCTTTGATGCTGTCTTATATGACAACAAGATGGGTCAAGAAGTTGCCGCACGGAAACCAATTGGTGATGGTAACGGTGGCGGTGTTGGTGGCAGGAATGGCAAAAGCTTTGGTTCTAGATGCGATGGACCAAACAGACCATTTACAAAAACAGGAGGGGTGGTTTTTGCAGGAGACGAGTATGGGGAGGGAGTAGAGTGGAGACTGAGCAAGGAAACGGAAGGCAGCGTCTTGAAGTGGAGGCTAGGAGGGCAAGTTTGGGTGAGTTATTGCCCTAGCGAGGTGAAGAGTTCGCATTTTGAGACGAGGAGTGTTGAATGGTGCGATGAGGTTGATTTGCCCATAATTCCTGCAAAATAG
- the LOC118059156 gene encoding LYR motif-containing protein At3g19508: MQKALGVYGQVLRLVRRLPKDSRPYYAKYARENFVNYRDVDANETQFLDELFLRAYNHSLWVLNKYSVDESAANKLKEICSG; this comes from the exons ATGCAGAAAGCATTGGGAGTATATGGGCAGGTTCTGCGACTAGTGAGGCGGTTACCAAAGGACTCGAGGCCTTATTACGCCAAATACGCACGCGAAAACTTTGTCAACTACAGAGATGTCGATGCCAATGAAACCCAATTCCTCGACGAGCTCTTCCTTAGAGCTTATAACCACTCCCTATGGGTTCTCAACAAG TATTCGGTTGATGAATCGGCTGCTAATAAACTGAAGGAGATTTGTAGCGGCTAG
- the LOC118059155 gene encoding transcription factor bHLH113 isoform X3 translates to MSGSESFLEGSHLVAEGNPPSLSELLFSNDDDGVGAGDDMAHASRFSSAVKSPRMLCFGGYTHQNESETVMFSEATKTTLQISGVTCSTDSSSASSGNNCNGTVNAISTVSKSNRKRNGSSQEVTAKSTNTIAKTNLHSQRTSKKTKTENPRSTGNAKVKREKVGDRITSLQQLVSPFGKQTDTASVLHEAMGYIRFLQDQVKVLCSPYLQNLPAERLE, encoded by the exons ATGTCTGGGAGTGAGAGTTTTCTTGAGGGGAGCCATCTTGTAGCAGAGGGCAATCCTCCTAGTTTATCTGAACTGCTCTTCTCTAACGATGACGATGGAGTGGGTGCTGGTGATGATATGGCTCATGCCTCACGTTTCTCTTCCGCTGTAAAGTCTCCCAGAATGCTTTGTTTCGGGGGGTATACCCATCAGAATGAAAGTGAAACTGTGATGTTTAGTGAAGCAACAAAGACTACCCTTCAAATCTCTGGAGTCACATGCAGTACTGACTCATCTTCAGCTTCTTCTGGTAACAACTGCAACGGTACTGTTAACGCAATCAGTACCGTCTCCAAATCAAAT agaaaaagaaatgggtCAAGCCAAGAAGTAACAGCGAAGAGTACTAACACCATAGCCAAAACTAATTTGCATAGCCAGAGAACCAGCAAAAAGACCAAAACTGAGAATCCCAGGTCAACCGGAAATGCTAAG GTGAAGAGAGAGAAGGTGGGAGACAGAATCACTTCATTACAACAGCTTGTATCTCCCTTTGGCAAG CAGACAGACACAGCTTCAGTGCTCCATGAAGCGATGGGATACATCAGGTTTCTGCAAGATCAGGTTAAGGTCCTGTGCTCTCCTTACCTGCAAAATCTACCT GCAGAGAGATTGGAGTAA
- the LOC118059155 gene encoding transcription factor bHLH113 isoform X4, producing MSGSESFLEGSHLVAEGNPPSLSELLFSNDDDGVGAGDDMAHASRFSSAVKSPRMLCFGGYTHQNESETVMFSEATKTTLQISGVTCSTDSSSASSGNNCNGTVNAISTVSKSNRKRNGSSQEVTAKSTNTIAKTNLHSQRTSKKTKTENPRSTGNAKVKREKVGDRITSLQQLVSPFGKTDTASVLHEAMGYIRFLQDQVKVLCSPYLQNLPAERLE from the exons ATGTCTGGGAGTGAGAGTTTTCTTGAGGGGAGCCATCTTGTAGCAGAGGGCAATCCTCCTAGTTTATCTGAACTGCTCTTCTCTAACGATGACGATGGAGTGGGTGCTGGTGATGATATGGCTCATGCCTCACGTTTCTCTTCCGCTGTAAAGTCTCCCAGAATGCTTTGTTTCGGGGGGTATACCCATCAGAATGAAAGTGAAACTGTGATGTTTAGTGAAGCAACAAAGACTACCCTTCAAATCTCTGGAGTCACATGCAGTACTGACTCATCTTCAGCTTCTTCTGGTAACAACTGCAACGGTACTGTTAACGCAATCAGTACCGTCTCCAAATCAAAT agaaaaagaaatgggtCAAGCCAAGAAGTAACAGCGAAGAGTACTAACACCATAGCCAAAACTAATTTGCATAGCCAGAGAACCAGCAAAAAGACCAAAACTGAGAATCCCAGGTCAACCGGAAATGCTAAG GTGAAGAGAGAGAAGGTGGGAGACAGAATCACTTCATTACAACAGCTTGTATCTCCCTTTGGCAAG ACAGACACAGCTTCAGTGCTCCATGAAGCGATGGGATACATCAGGTTTCTGCAAGATCAGGTTAAGGTCCTGTGCTCTCCTTACCTGCAAAATCTACCT GCAGAGAGATTGGAGTAA
- the LOC118059155 gene encoding transcription factor bHLH113 isoform X2, giving the protein MSGSESFLEGSHLVAEGNPPSLSELLFSNDDDGVGAGDDMAHASRFSSAVKSPRMLCFGGYTHQNESETVMFSEATKTTLQISGVTCSTDSSSASSGNNCNGTVNAISTVSKSNRKRNGSSQEVTAKSTNTIAKTNLHSQRTSKKTKTENPRSTGNAKVKREKVGDRITSLQQLVSPFGKTDTASVLHEAMGYIRFLQDQVKVLCSPYLQNLPEGREIGVKEPIKNLSSRGLCLVPVDCTVHLSSSNGADFWSPATTEKNHPPFSSSKQ; this is encoded by the exons ATGTCTGGGAGTGAGAGTTTTCTTGAGGGGAGCCATCTTGTAGCAGAGGGCAATCCTCCTAGTTTATCTGAACTGCTCTTCTCTAACGATGACGATGGAGTGGGTGCTGGTGATGATATGGCTCATGCCTCACGTTTCTCTTCCGCTGTAAAGTCTCCCAGAATGCTTTGTTTCGGGGGGTATACCCATCAGAATGAAAGTGAAACTGTGATGTTTAGTGAAGCAACAAAGACTACCCTTCAAATCTCTGGAGTCACATGCAGTACTGACTCATCTTCAGCTTCTTCTGGTAACAACTGCAACGGTACTGTTAACGCAATCAGTACCGTCTCCAAATCAAAT agaaaaagaaatgggtCAAGCCAAGAAGTAACAGCGAAGAGTACTAACACCATAGCCAAAACTAATTTGCATAGCCAGAGAACCAGCAAAAAGACCAAAACTGAGAATCCCAGGTCAACCGGAAATGCTAAG GTGAAGAGAGAGAAGGTGGGAGACAGAATCACTTCATTACAACAGCTTGTATCTCCCTTTGGCAAG ACAGACACAGCTTCAGTGCTCCATGAAGCGATGGGATACATCAGGTTTCTGCAAGATCAGGTTAAGGTCCTGTGCTCTCCTTACCTGCAAAATCTACCT GAAGGCAGAGAGATTGGAGTAAAGGAGCCAATAAAGAATCTGAGCAGCAGGGGGCTGTGTCTTGTCCCAGTGGACTGCACCGTTCACCTGTCAAGCAGCAATGGTGCTGATTTCTGGTCACCTGCTACTACTGAAAAAAACCACCCACCATTCTCATCAAGTAAACAGTGA
- the LOC118059155 gene encoding transcription factor bHLH113 isoform X1 — protein MSGSESFLEGSHLVAEGNPPSLSELLFSNDDDGVGAGDDMAHASRFSSAVKSPRMLCFGGYTHQNESETVMFSEATKTTLQISGVTCSTDSSSASSGNNCNGTVNAISTVSKSNRKRNGSSQEVTAKSTNTIAKTNLHSQRTSKKTKTENPRSTGNAKVKREKVGDRITSLQQLVSPFGKQTDTASVLHEAMGYIRFLQDQVKVLCSPYLQNLPEGREIGVKEPIKNLSSRGLCLVPVDCTVHLSSSNGADFWSPATTEKNHPPFSSSKQ, from the exons ATGTCTGGGAGTGAGAGTTTTCTTGAGGGGAGCCATCTTGTAGCAGAGGGCAATCCTCCTAGTTTATCTGAACTGCTCTTCTCTAACGATGACGATGGAGTGGGTGCTGGTGATGATATGGCTCATGCCTCACGTTTCTCTTCCGCTGTAAAGTCTCCCAGAATGCTTTGTTTCGGGGGGTATACCCATCAGAATGAAAGTGAAACTGTGATGTTTAGTGAAGCAACAAAGACTACCCTTCAAATCTCTGGAGTCACATGCAGTACTGACTCATCTTCAGCTTCTTCTGGTAACAACTGCAACGGTACTGTTAACGCAATCAGTACCGTCTCCAAATCAAAT agaaaaagaaatgggtCAAGCCAAGAAGTAACAGCGAAGAGTACTAACACCATAGCCAAAACTAATTTGCATAGCCAGAGAACCAGCAAAAAGACCAAAACTGAGAATCCCAGGTCAACCGGAAATGCTAAG GTGAAGAGAGAGAAGGTGGGAGACAGAATCACTTCATTACAACAGCTTGTATCTCCCTTTGGCAAG CAGACAGACACAGCTTCAGTGCTCCATGAAGCGATGGGATACATCAGGTTTCTGCAAGATCAGGTTAAGGTCCTGTGCTCTCCTTACCTGCAAAATCTACCT GAAGGCAGAGAGATTGGAGTAAAGGAGCCAATAAAGAATCTGAGCAGCAGGGGGCTGTGTCTTGTCCCAGTGGACTGCACCGTTCACCTGTCAAGCAGCAATGGTGCTGATTTCTGGTCACCTGCTACTACTGAAAAAAACCACCCACCATTCTCATCAAGTAAACAGTGA
- the LOC118059154 gene encoding DNA repair protein REV1, translating into MSFDSSRSSSANSSRKSKRGLNNSNSSNNKNSKQKTLGMGWGANSLSSSRSSFRSSPFSNFGSYMVEKNRKLQHQFEAEASTSHHSGSSSGKLIFQGVSIFIDGFTIPSNQELRAYMLKYGGRFANYFSRHQVTHIICSSLPDSKIKNLRSFSGGLPVVKPAWILDSIAANKLLSWIPYQLNQLANNQPKLSAFFTLKSNPVPENVLTDEVCQVNLDPILKGGTTKDAYISEVDEPVRFAEQASKLLDDPNHQLKELNSSSGKSAEVKMAEFGSSDAEYGNSVNNKHQSGPDQFSSSVSGYCLHNQSLDGSLSSEPSGPSNRRHSTLGDPNFVENYFKSSRLHFIGTWRSRYRKRFPSSSSEFKCRSSDLNTSDNSYKSTIIHVDMDCFFVSVVIRNHPELHDKPVAVCHSDNPKGTAEISSANYPARNYGVKAGIFVRDAKALCPQLVIFPYNFKAYEEVADQLYNILHKHCHKVQAVSCDEAFLDITEKDMGDPELLASTIRKEIFDTTGCTASAGIAGNMLMARLATRSAKPNGQCHIPSVSVDEYLHKLPIKALPGIGHVLEEKLKKQNVWTCGQLRLISKESLQKDFGLKTGEMLWNYSRGVDNRLVGNIQESKTVGAEVNWGVRFKDLQDSQCFLLNLCKEVSFRLQGCRLQGRTFTLKIKKRRKDADEPAKYMGCGDCENLSHSMTVPNATDDVEVLQRITKQLFGSFCLDVKDIRGVGLQVSKLENADPSKQVLERNYLRSWLTSSSATTEKECSINSMDKERARIDSEVKNMIGTSGQLFPDQTGFSAQVDNNSSSGISVPPPLSHLDMGVVKSLPAELFSELNEIYGGKLTDFIAKSSVASENTNSYPSTPSAEGQELAVDGGKGPLASDMIPLDFIMVENRAKQHMIEEAQAAPSGAGLQNEAICSVSTNNTDLMPLSLSQVDVSVLQQLPEELRGDILGQLPAHRKQELTSNAGSHPLSENPEGFLIIKITENQSNSIASVLNTNLWMGSPPRWVDKFTVSSCLILKTLAELYYKLGSTGSLSPILQRMISECLYPLDENSDACVEEATYDLCELFKQYVKLKIKLDLEEIYVCFCLLRRLTTKSKFLLQVYNIVFPYLQASVGENYGGGLHI; encoded by the exons atgagttttgattCTTCGCGATCCTCCTCTGCCAATTCAAGTCGAAAATCAAAGAGAGGCTTGAATAATTCGAAttcttcaaataataaaaatagcaaGCAAAAAACCCTCGGCATGGGTTGGGGTGCTAactctctctcctcctctcgCTCCTCTTTTCGTAGCTCTCCTTTCTCCAATTTCGGCag TTATATGGTAGAGAAGAATAGGAAGCTTCAACACCAGTTTGAAGCAGAGGCTTCCACTTCTCACCATTCTGGTTCGAGTTCCGGGAAGCTGATTTTTCAAGGAGtctctatttttattgatgGTTTCACAATTCCTTCGAACCAG GAACTGCGAGCTTACATGTTGAAGTATGGTGGGCGATTTGCGAATTACTTTTCTAGGCATCAAGTTACGCATATAATCTGTAGCAGTCTTCCCGATAGTAAAATCAAGAACCTGAG GTCATTTAGTGGTGGGCTCCCAGTGGTCAAACCTGCATGGATTTTGGATTCTATTGCTGCTAACAAACTTTTGAGTT GGATTCCTTACCAGCTCAACCAGCTTGCTAATAACCAACCAAAATTATCAGCCTTCTTTACCCTGAAAAGTAACCCAGTCCCAGAGAATGTTTTGACTGATGAAGTTTGTCAAGTGAACCTGGATCCAATTTTGAAGGGTGGCACCACAAAGGATGCATATATTTCCGAAGTGGATGAACCCGTGAGATTTGCCGAGCAAGCCAGCAAACTACTTGATGATCCTAATCATCAACTCAAGGAGCTAAATAGCAGTAGTGGAAAATCTGCAGAAGTAAAGATGGCAGAATTTGGTAGTAGTGATGCAGAATATGGAAACAGTGTAAACAACAAGCATCAATCTGGTCCAgatcaattttcttcttcagtTAGTGGCTATTGCTTACACAATCAAAGTTTGGATGGATCACTGAGTTCAGAACCTAGTGGGCCTTCAAATCGACGTCATTCAACTCTTGGGGATCCCAATTTTGTGGAAAATTACTTTAAG AGTTCAAGGCTGCACTTCATAGGAACCTGGAGAAGTCGGTACCGTAAGCGTTTTCCTAGCTCATCAAGTGAGTTTAAGTGCAGAAGCTCAGATCTCAACACCTCTGATAATTCTTACAAGTCAACTATTATCCATGTTGACATG GACTGCTTTTTTGTTTCTGTAGTCATCCGAAATCATCCAGAGTTACATGATAAGCCTGTAGCAGTATGCCATTCTGACAACCCAAAAGGAACAGCTGAAATTTCATCAGCAAACTACCCTGCCCGAAACTATGGAGTTAAGGCTGGGATTTTTGTTAGAGATGCCAAAGCCCTTTGTCCGCAACTTGTCATTTTCCCTTACAATTTCAAAGCTTATGAAGAAGTAGCTGATCAGCTTTACAACATCTTGCATAAGCACTGCCACAAAGTGCAGGCCGTAAGCTGTGATGAAGCATTTTTAGACATCACGGAAAAAGATATGGGAGATCCTGAGCTTTTAGCTTCAACAATAAGGAAAGAGATTTTTGACACTACAGGATGCACTGCAAGTGCTGGGATAGCTGGGAATATGCTCATGGCTCGACTTGCCACTAGAAGTGCTAAACCCAATGGTCAATGCCATATCCCTTCTGTAAGTGTGGATGAGTATCTACACAAACTTCCAATTAAGGCACTTCCAGGAATAGGGCACGTTTTGGAGGAGAAGTTGAAGAAGCAAAATGTTTGGACTTGTGGACAATTACGCCTGATATCCAAGGAATCTCTTCAAAAGGATTTTGGACTGAAAACTGGAGAAATGTTGTGGAACTATAGTAGAGGAGTTGATAATAGACTGGTTGGTAACATTCAGGAAAGCAAGACTGTAGGTGCTGAAGTCAACTGGGGTGTCCGGTTCAAGGATCTGCAAGACAGTCAATGTTTCCTATTAAATCTATGCAAGGAGGTTTCGTTCCGTTTGCAAGGATGTAGATTGCAAGGGCGCACATTTACCCTTAagataaagaagagaagaaaagatgcCGATGAACCTGCTAAATATATGGGCTGCGGGGACTGTGAGAATCTGAGCCACTCCATGACAGTTCCTAATGCTACTGATGATGTTGAAGTTCTTCAAAGGATAACAAAGCAGCTCTTTGGGTCTTTCTGCTTGGATGTCAAGGACATTCGGGGTGTTGGCTTGCAAGTTTCCAAGCTTGAAAATGCAGACCCTTCTAAACAAGTGCTTGAAAGAAACTATTTGAGGTCATGGCTCACCTCTTCCTCAGCAACTACTGAAAAAGAGTGTAGCATCAACAGTatggacaaagagagggctaggATAGATTCTGAGGTGAAGAACATGATTGGAACTTCAGGCCAATTATTTCCTGACCAGACTGGGTTTTCTGCTCAAGTGGACAACAATTCATCAAGTGGTATTTCAGTTCCACCACCTTTATCTCATCTTGATATGGGAGTTGTCAAGAGTCTTCCAGCAGAACTTTTTTCTGAgttaaatgaaatttatggAGGGAAGTTAACAGATTTCATTGCTAAAAGCAGTGTTGCAAGTGAAAACACCAACAGTTATCCTAGCACCCCTTCAGCTGAAGGGCAAGAGCTTGCAGTTGACGGTGGCAAGGGACCTCTTGCATCTGATATGATTCCCCTTGACTTCATAATGGTGGAAAATAGGGCAAAACAGCATATGATTGAGGAAGCACAAGCAGCACCTTCTGGGGCTGGATTGCAGAATGAGGCCATTTGCTCTGTAAGCACTAACAATACTGATTTAATGCCTTTATCTCTAAGTCAAGTGGATGTATCAGTGTTACAACAATTGCCAGAAGAATTGAGAGGTGACATACTTGGACAGCTTCCTGCGCACAGAAAACAAGAGTTGACTTCAAATGCTGGATCACACCCTCTTTCAGAAAATCCTGAGGGatttttgattattaaaatcaCTGAGAATCAATCAAATTCCATTGCCTCTGTTTTGAATACTAATCTTTGGATGGGGAGCCCCCCACGGTGGGTTGATAAGTTCACAGTCAGCAGCTGCTTGATATTAAAGACTTTGGCAGAGTTGTATTACAAACTGGGATCAACTGGAAGTCTATCTCCTATACTGCAACGCATGATTTCTGAATGTCTATATCCTTTGGATGAAAATAGTGATGCTTGTGTTGAGGAAGCTACATATGATTTGTGTGAGCTTTTCAAGCAATATGTTAAACTAAAGATAAAGCTAGACCTCGAAGAAATTTATGTTTGTTTCTGTCTTCTTAGAAG GTTGACGACCAAGTCGAAATTCCTCCTACAAGTATACAATATTGTCTTTCCTTACCTTCAG GCATCTGTTGGAGAAAATTATGGAGGAGGTTTGCatatttaa